The sequence tgtgatccacaaggttttcacaatcacacagtcaccccttgtaatctgcattatataatcatcttcaggagtccagactactgggttggagtttggtagtttcaggtatttacctctagctattccaatacattaaaacctaagaggtgttatctatatagtgcataagaatgtccatcagagcaacctcttgactccatttgaactctctcagccactgaaagtattttgtctcattttgcatcccccttttggtcaagaagatattctcaatcccacaatgccaggtccagattcatccctgggagtgatatcctgcattgccagggagatttacacccctgggagtcatgtcccacgtaggggggagggcagtgagttcacctgctgaggtggctcagttagagagagagagggccacatctgagcaacaaagaggtaccagggacagactcttaggcacaattatatgcaagttcagcctctcctttgcagtaatgagcttcataagggcaagtcccacgatagagggctcagcgcatcaaaccaccagtcccaatgtttgagTTTCACAGTCTCTTAGTCCTGTTCTTTCCTGGGTGCTGTGCTGTGCTCCCTGGCCTCTAAAGCCCTAGGATCATTGATTCAATGTCTGCCTGGCCACCAGCTGTTTTCTGAGGAGAAATGTGCCCTTTCACCCCTGTGATACCATCTTTGTAGCCATCCCCTCCAGATGATCTGTTCCAGATGTTTTTGatgtttttacttatttctttaataaattgcCTGGTCTCACTCTTTGGAGTGCACATCCCTGAAGTGTGCACCTTTGTGTCtctattcattttaaaaacaaattctctttgccattttaatatttatcttcATGGGATCACTTCTGGGCCAGCAAAACTTAGTAATCAATGATTGATGAGAAATTGTGCTTTAACCTCTTAAACCTAGAAGGTTTACACCCTTTCCTGGTGGCTTTATGTGTGTCTTGgggaattcatttaaaatttgggCAATTTAGAAATCTGAGTcagttttttttctgtattcataGGCCTCACATTTGCACATACCCAAATAGCTTCTTCAGTCCTCTCTTATTTCTCCTGATTGTGtgtacagctttttttttaatcttcattttattgagatatattcacataccatgcagtcatacaaaacaaatcgtacttttgattgttcacagtaccattacatagttgtacattcatcacctaaatcaatccctgacaccttcattagcacacacacaaaaataacaagaataataattagagtgaaaaagagcaattgcagtaaaaaagaacactgggtacctttgtctgtttccttccttcccctatttttctactcatccatccataaactagacaaagtggagtgtggtccttatggctttcccaatcccattgtcacccctcataagctacatttttatacaattgtcttcgagattcatgggttctgggttgtagtttgatagtttcaggtatccaccaccagctaccccaattctttagaacctaaaaagggttgtctaaagtgtgcgtaagagtgcccaccagagtgacctctcggctccttttggaatctctctgctactgaagcttatttcatttcctttcacatcccccttttggtcaagaagatgttctccgtcccatattccacgttgccagggagattcactcccctgggtgttgtGTACAGCTTTTTAAATGCCCATAGTTTCCTACACCATGAGGGGTAAGTAGGATCTTATCCAGGCCCATGCTGGGTATCTTATTCCACGGAGGTCCCTGTTAAATTTTTGTCTGACCTGATGGTATTTTGTTTTCTCCAATCCATACTGAGTCCTTTTGGTACCTATGATGTTGGCCTTACCTGATTGTTTGCCATTGAGTTTGCTATAGTTTTCTACAACTTCCATATTCATGacattttcttgctctttttcaAATAAAGTTAGTCCCCTCTGTTGCCACTCCTCATGGCCTGGTACACTTTCTGTGCCAGACTTTAGGGGAGGGGTGGAAGTACTGCCATTCTTAAATGCCACAGACTCTCACTGTTTTTTACCAAGGTTcatcagattttcttgaataaatgcttctcaattttttttgtatatttttcagtcCATTTCCAAAATCGTTAAATGATTGTTTTCCACAATTTACAATTTCTTAAACCTGGGTGATTGTTTTTGACAGTAGTTCAGTTTTGTTGTTGCTTCTTTGGTAGTGGATTTACCAGGCTCCTCATTTAGCCATTCCAGAATTCCCATGTATGTGccacttatttccttttcttatgttATTTTCTCTGGGTAAGACATCTTTTATGTTGAATGGAGGTGATGATAATAGATGCCCTTGCCTTCTTCCTGAAATTATGAGTAAATCATTCAACCTTTCACCctaagtatgatgttatctgtagGGTATTTGTGATGTCCTGTATTGGGTTGAAGAAGTTACCTTCTATTCTTATCGTACTGAATTTTGTCATGAGTGGATGTTGAactttgtgaaatgctttttctgcatgaaTAGGTTAATATGAGGGATatcatggatttttctttttacaaatttgtttcagttttctaaagctgctggaatgcaatacaccagaaatggattcacttttataaaggggatttattagattacaaatatacaattctaaggccataaaagtgtccaaactaaggcatcaacaagaggatattgtactggtttgaatgtgttatgtcccccaaagtgccattatctttgatgtaatcttgtgtgggcagatgttatcagggtggattagattgtaattctttgagtgtttccatggagatatgacccacccaactgtggctgatgactctaattggatagtttccatggaggtgtggccccacccattcagcatggtccttgaCTGGTTTACTGGAGActcagccattgaaagcagactcttgctctggagaagctaagagaggacaaatgccccaagagcaactgagagtgacattttgaggaggagctgtggcctagagaggaatgtcctaggagaaagccattttgaaaccagaactctggagcagatgccagccacatgctttcccagttaacagaggttttccggacaccattggccatcctccagggaaggtacccaattgttgataacttaccttggacactttatagccttaagactgtaactttctaaccaaataatccccctttttaaaagccaatccagttctggtgttttgcattctggcagcattagcaaactagaacagataccttcactgaagaaagagtGATgctgtccagaacacctctgtcaactgggaagtcacatggcttgcatctgttggtcctttgctcctgggtcgcattgctttcagcttctgattacagtggttttctctttaagcatctgtgggttctcatttagcttctccagggaaaactctggattatatatagcttctctccaaaatgtctctttcagcttctgcaagcatttgggtctgtgttggctttgAGTTCTCTCTcactgagctctcttaaggactccaacaaactaattaagacccaccttgaatggacggggtcacatctccatggaaacagactaatcaaaagatcccacccagaACAGGTCTGGCTCCACAAGGCtggatgaaaagacagttttttatggggtacataacagattcaaaccagccaatgatggatttatttgccagtaattttttgagaatttttggtgtatgtacatgtgtgtcaTTGTTTGTACACTTATTAtgtcttttcctcattttggtattggggaaaactgaccttataaaatgagtttggaagtGTTCTTTTTTCTCATGTTCTGTTCAGACTtagaattatttcttccttaaatgtttggaagaaattacaagtgatGCCATCTGggcccaatgttttctttctggGAAGGTTTTTAAGTACAAGTTCAGTTTCTTTAATATATAATAGCTATtcattatatatttctttctttttttaacaattaaaattttgctttatttcaaaataagtttacaGTTGAAAAATGGTATTTACTAAAGCCATAGCATTATTCATATGGACAAAACTTCTATAGGAAAACCTTGTTATATGTGCATTTGGAATTTTGGAAAGAATATGGATATAGAAGGTatttaaaataatcagaaatgaTGTATTCCAAAGGCTGTAATAGGCACAGTATAGATGCTTGTATTGGGTCTGCAAGCATTATGCACTAATTCATTACCTGTCTAAGAAGAGTTTTcggcactgtgaactgaaaagaTACAAAGGAATAGCCTAGTTATTGTGCTGAAAAAGCAAATACTATCAAGACCACAAAATAAGAGCATCAAGTCAAACCAATGAATAATTCCTTAGGTTTTGGAAGAAGTAATACAGCTATGGCTTTTTCATGTTCATTTTTGAAACTGGTTAGCAAGTCTGGCAAGTGGAGAAGCACTTAGTGTATGACAGAACATTCAAGACATCTTTTACAGGGCATCTGATATTTAACAAGttcaaaactgaaaaacaaaattgagTGTGGTCTTAAGAGCAAAATTGTGAGGTATTACACAGATATCAAAGAAATAGCTTCCTTCCATCAGTCTTTTGGCATGAAAATCTTTACGAGTAAAAGTAAGTTTTTCAAGTGacatagaaaaattaaagatCAGTAATTAACTTTTGATTTTCAGTTACTATAAAGAATACAGGTCTTCCATGGACCAAGAAACTAAGTTTGGCCCCTAATAtgtaattttcttatgttttaaaaaaaaagtgggttgaaTTCTGTATTCATGCTGACAGTGTAGTCATCTGATAAAGGTGAATGTGtggtgaaaaataagaaaaaaccaTACACTTTTCAGGGCACACTGTTACCACATCATACTGAAATTGTCTAAAAGGTAAAAATGTACATCTTAGATTCTCAAAGATTTTTTCTACTAGCAATTAAATGTAAGTGTGCAAGTGAATCATGCAGTATTTTTTACCTATCAGTTACTGTGTTAATGATATGAGGggaatataattctttttttaccCCTTTTAAATCTGTACTGCTCACAAGCCCTTATGTGGAACTAAAATCACACACAAAGGCAAATcatgaagaaatattaaatacttCAAAATGCCCACTGAAGCGTGCCAGAAATGATGCTGACTCTGTAGCACAGCATTACTGGAGATCCCAAACTAAAGCAGCAGGTGCTACTGCAATTTCTAGGTCTTCAATActgcttttgaaaaattttttgttttatttgtttaatatggGGGATCCAGGAGGTCAGGAGATTCAGTCTCTAGAGATTAAGCCATAATTTTTGCAGGCTCGGTGACCAACTTAGATCCACCCCATGTTGTTTTGAACTGTTCAGGAATGGGAAATTCTCTATAATCACCAACCTGAGGGATAAGTATATTCATTTCAGATGATGTGGTGCTCACAATCTCACAGTCTAAGGCATCTTCACTGAGGTATATGTGGCATCCTTCTGTCTTATTAATGGAAATTGTTGGCACTCTCCCCATTACCTGAATTTGAATGTCCTTAGAATTGATCACTTCCACAATGCCCACCACATTGTCAAATACGAGGCCAAACTTCTTACAGTTGTTAATTgcaatggaatttatttttcctttcatctgtaGAGTAGATTTGTTGCATTTGAAAATGTAAGCCACTTGTTTCAGTTCAGTGTCTGAGGTCGCAAGGTCATTCCTGTCCTCTTGGTACTCCActctccatttctttccttccaactCAAACACAGGAGCATATTTCTGTGGAGGATGGGATTTGGGAGAAGTGGAGCCTGGAGAGTGACTTTTGGTTGGAGATTGAGCTTGTCCTCCTTGAGCTCTCAGGCTGTGATttttgtgtgtcttctgataGTCTCTGACATGCCATAGCCCTTTCGTAATTGCTTCTCCCTGGTTGAGCTGAGCAAATAAAGCTGAGTGTGAAGGAGAGGACTCCTCTTTTCTGCCTTCATTATCAAAAAGTGGAGGTGgtcctggaggaggcagaggagtAGGGGGTGGAGGAAGACCAGGCCCAGGGGAGAGGACAGACAGTGCCAGTGCAGTGGATGCTACAGGACCTGTTTTGCTCCAAGTAAGGCCTGTGGTGTGGTGCTCCTTGATGCGTGCTTGAAGCTCAGGCCAATGTTCAAATAGGACTTCACCCAATCCACATGGTGTAAGTCACTGTGTTTGTAGTCCTTTAAGACCCTGTTCATGTAAAAGGTGGCAGCATCATTCATCTCCTTGACATAAGGAACAAGTTTGGGGGACACCACTATCCACCTGAGAGCAGGGATGCTTTCACTGACAGCCAAGAGATGATTAAACATTGAACTCTGCCAGTTTTTCTCTCTGAAAGTCTGGATTTCCTGAATCTTTTCAGATATTGGTTTCAGAAGTGCAGCCACATCATTTTCTTGAGGTTGTTGGTACTGAGaagtcatcagaaggaaagcccGCTGGGCCTGGAAAGCGCTGTGCACCATTTCTGCCTAGGATCAGTGGCTTCTACTATTACTTGTGAGGGTGAgctatatatttctttttgagtgAACTTTGACCGTTTGTGGCTTTTAAGGAATCTTTACTGTTTCAACTATGTTTCACAATTTATAtgcttatgtttttccttttaattagtgTAATGTCTGTAGTaatgttatttccttcattcttgatatttgtaatttgtgtattcacttttttttcttggcTAGATAGGTTGGTAGTttatcagttttgttgattttcttcaaATAATCACTCTTTTTAGTTGATAGATGtttcctttatcatttttctgttttgaatttcattgatttctactagtttattttttcttctttaagcttGCTTTAGGTTAATttactactgttttttttttttagttttctaagggGGTAGCTTAGATCTTTGATTTgagaactttttcttttctaatatgtttatttaatcatatataaaaattaattcaaagtggatcacagacctaaatataaaaactataactataaaattcttagaagaaaacattttcatggacttgtattaggcaatggtttcttagaatttaccccaaaagcataagcaactaaagacaaaatagataaatggaacttcatcaaagttaaaaacttttgagaATCCAAGGATATTATCATGATAGTAAAAGGCACTCTACAGGATGGGAGAATATATAGTGCAATTCACATATCTGGTAAGGTTTTACTATCCAGACTGTATAAActctcttacaactcaacaacaaaaagacaaacaacccaatttaaaaatgggcaaagtacttgcgtagacatttctccacagaaggtattcaaatggccaataaacacatgcaaAGAAGCTTTAACAACATTttccattagggaaatgagataccactgcatacccaacagaatggctactattaaaaaaaaaacagaaagggcaggatgtgaagaaataggcaCTTTAACACATTGGGGGAATGGAAAATGCcccaactgctgtggaaaacaatttagtgtttcctcagaaagttaaatataggactaccatatgaactggcaatcccacttctaggtatatacccaatagaattgaaagcaaggactcaaacagatatttgcatattgaTGTTCAAAGAggtattatttacaattgccaaaaggtggaagcatgccaagtgtccattaatggaagaatggataaacaaattgggATAGTATTTGGCTATAAAAAGCTATgatgttctgatatatgctacagcatggatgaaccttgaagacatcttttgagtgaaataagcgaaacacaaaaggacattgtattatctcacttatGTGAATATACTAATTCATAGAGCCAGGGATTAAAATACAGGTTATcagtggcaggagtgggggtggggaatggggagttcatgcttaattggtacagactTTTTGTTTGCGTTGATGAAAATTTGGTAATGgattatggtgatggtagcacaacattgtgactgtcattaacaccattgaattatatatttgaaagtgattaaaataggaaatatgggttgtatatttgttaccagaataaaagtttaaaaatcctATAGACCTTACAACACAAACAGAAAACCATAATGCTGACTATGGGCTATAGTTTATAATACAATTATAACAGTAttgtctcatcaattgtaacaaaggtgccacactaatgcaaaatgttaataatagcgGAAATTGTGTgggggtgtgtgctggtttggatgtgttatgtctcccaaaatgccatattctttgatgcaatcttgtgagggcagatgtattggtgttgattaggttggaacgttggattaggtttccatggagatgtgacccactcaactgtaggtgataactctgattagataatttccatggaggtgtggccccacccattcagcgtgggccttgtttagttaactagagccctatataagagctcagacagaaggaacttgctgctgcagctgagacagacattttgaagatggttgttgaaagctggtattttggagaatgccattttgaaacacaacctgggagcaggcagacaccagccacatgccttcccagcaaacagaggttttccagatgccattggccatccttcagtgaaggtaccctattgttgatgccttactttgggcactttatggccttaagactgtaactgtgtaaccaaataaaccccctttataaaagccaatccatttctggtattttgcataatggcagcattagcaaactggaacagagggagtattatatgagaattctgtactttttgtttgaatttttctgtaaacctccaacttctcctaacaaaaaagtaaaaaaagacagacaataacaagtgttggtgatgatgtggagaaattttgAACCCTCACCATTCCAATCAACATTCCATTGTTGATTTCAATATAAAATAGGCAGCCTCTATTGAAAATTCTcttgcagttccttagaaagtttaAACATAGAGTTAGCAAAGGCCCTTGCAGCTCCATCATAgctatttacccaagagaaatataAACATATGTTCACACCAAAATTTGAACACAAAGTTAATGGCAGCATTATTAATAATACCCAAGAAGTGGAAATcacctatgctggtttggatacattatgccccccagaaaagccatat is a genomic window of Choloepus didactylus isolate mChoDid1 chromosome X, mChoDid1.pri, whole genome shotgun sequence containing:
- the LOC119523401 gene encoding LOW QUALITY PROTEIN: adenylyl cyclase-associated protein 2-like (The sequence of the model RefSeq protein was modified relative to this genomic sequence to represent the inferred CDS: inserted 1 base in 1 codon); this translates as MVHSAFQAQRAFLLMTSQYQQPQENDVAALLKPISEKIQEIQTFREKNWQSSMFNHLLAVSESIPALRWIVVSPKLVPYVKEMNDAATFYMNRVLKDYKHSDLHHVDWVKSYLNXWPELQARIKEHHTTGLTWSKTGPVASTALALSVLSPGPGLPPPPTPLPPPGPPPLFDNEGRKEESSPSHSALFAQLNQGEAITKGLWHVRDYQKTHKNHSLRAQGGQAQSPTKSHSPGSTSPKSHPPQKYAPVFELEGKKWRVEYQEDRNDLATSDTELKQVAYIFKCNKSTLQMKGKINSIAINNCKKFGLVFDNVVGIVEVINSKDIQIQVMGRVPTISINKTEGCHIYLSEDALDCEIVSTTSSEMNILIPQVGDYREFPIPEQFKTTWGGSKLVTEPAKIMA